The following proteins are co-located in the Siansivirga zeaxanthinifaciens CC-SAMT-1 genome:
- a CDS encoding ABC transporter ATP-binding protein — protein MEPILTISNLTKKFGYLTAVKDLSFTINKGNVYGILGPNGSGKSTTLGIVLNVVNKTSGDFKWFDGHTSTHDALKKVGAIIERPNFYPYMTAEQNLKLVCNIKGVPFNKIEEKLEIVGLLERKTSKFSTYSLGMKQRLAIASALLNDPEILILDEPTNGLDPQGIHQIREIIKQIASQGTTILLASHLLDEVEKVCSHVVVLRKGEKLYSGRVDEMISSHGFFELKSNQQEQLIQFLENHPNISNIKINNQLVTAFLNTPVSSEDFNRELFKNNIILTHLVQRKESLEEQFLQLTDKN, from the coding sequence TTGGAACCGATACTAACCATAAGCAATCTTACTAAAAAGTTTGGATATTTAACAGCAGTAAAAGATTTATCATTCACAATTAATAAAGGCAATGTTTACGGAATTTTAGGTCCTAATGGCAGCGGAAAATCGACCACTTTAGGTATTGTTTTAAATGTGGTTAATAAAACCAGTGGCGATTTTAAATGGTTCGATGGCCATACCTCAACACACGATGCTTTGAAAAAAGTTGGTGCCATTATAGAGCGTCCAAATTTCTATCCCTACATGACGGCCGAACAAAACTTAAAATTAGTTTGCAATATTAAAGGGGTGCCTTTTAATAAAATTGAAGAAAAACTTGAAATAGTCGGACTTTTAGAACGTAAAACTAGTAAGTTTAGCACCTATTCGTTAGGTATGAAACAACGTTTAGCCATTGCCTCTGCCCTTTTAAACGATCCTGAAATATTAATTTTAGACGAGCCCACAAATGGTTTAGATCCGCAAGGAATTCATCAAATTCGTGAAATTATAAAACAAATTGCATCCCAAGGCACGACCATTTTATTGGCTTCACATTTATTAGATGAAGTTGAAAAAGTATGTTCGCATGTAGTGGTTCTTCGTAAAGGTGAAAAATTATATTCTGGTAGAGTTGACGAAATGATTTCTAGTCATGGTTTTTTCGAACTCAAATCCAATCAGCAAGAGCAACTTATTCAATTTTTAGAAAACCATCCCAATATTTCTAATATTAAGATTAACAACCAGTTAGTTACGGCTTTTTTAAACACCCCTGTAAGCTCAGAAGATTTTAATAGAGAATTGTTTAAAAACAACATTATTCTAACACATTTAGTGCAACGTAAAGAGAGTTTAGAAGAACAATTTTTACAATTAACAGACAAAAACTAA
- a CDS encoding T9SS type B sorting domain-containing protein — protein sequence MKSNLQSFVILTIFLCSCNSIFSQKITVDSSLGLQELIENHLIDGCVEVSNITSSVNGSVDGLSSFAYFNRGTSNFPFETGIMLSTGNATSGGNIANSNELSEGSSNWGTDPDLNAVLGISNTLNATSIEFDFISISNQIQFNYILASEEYTGTNPCQYSDGFAFLIKEEASTGPYENIALIPGTNTPVNTQNIRNEIVAGTCPAVNEQYFDGYNIGDTNYNGRTTVLTATKTIVPYVRYHIKLIIADQSDETFDSAVFIQGNSFKILDLGEDIATCSNVVPLNADIQNSQASYAWFKDDVLINGETNATLNVTETGLYRVEVTVPLSSSTCTEIDEINIVLDTEETINPISPFLICDDVSGDEIEAFDLALKDQEIINNIPASFLNYTFSYHLSEALARSGTDPGVSGVINNTSNPQPIFVRIENTDTGCLGFTSFDLTVNPLPVITQPTTLEICDSDGNPNGQTNIDLTQKNVEITQSQSNLLVSYHYSALDAESGMNPITMPYQNTNPTETLYVRIWDSQTGCVSTTTLDINITNSPLVNFTTQYIDACDSDKNGEAFFDLTSVLSDIIGSTTNVTPTFHETRSDAENGSNPIVNTTNYQFTNGNPEPGSTTVYARIEDNSTGCASVVAVELHTNLLVTGTNNIEAAYCEEENNNGFMDIILSEVELFIANGIPDVVVTFYDSQNDLDNNNNPIDKSQPYQLDVTTPKTLYILIERNGCAEPFEYILRVNPIITFKPINPLPYCDTDQDGIVDVDLQSFDNEITNGNSSFNVTYYQTENDARTNGPMLPPLYSVNQNATVWALIANPANGCRSVNSFDIEIKTPPVATAPATIVACNNTGVLNIRLEDVIDEIVTNRTGLTIDFYSSFADADAAINPLNKNTFDAVTETLYVRVDDGECPNILPFDIIVNTIPVIPNISSFQLCENDNNQKEDFIFADKDADIINGQAGKTVYYFENEMDALNGNTTNAIDKNNPYTNISSPQTIYVRVENVTDANCFSTSSFTIQVASNPIYAPLTSYLVCDDASNDEKYVFDLNEKITQLKSGSPDPDNLNVSFHISDIDALSGNAPLSLNYTNATNPQTIYARMVNANSQCFVVESLDINIIEAPKVTQANIFRVCDVNNDGQVIFNLDDADYDILDRDKTNLVVHYFENLSDIDDANPLNNSAAIVNPNNYTNTSNPQTVYIKVTNTLSRCYSVVPLDLIVDLPPVLNNIGTLQICDNVTNTYDLSQIDNLIVNNPGDKIISYHNNQNDANNSISPVGPIFNYTSSYHIIFIRVENISNGCSQVGSFNLQINQNPVANTPPDLTYCDDNFDGFYEFNLDENKSAILGSQNATNLSVYYYNNDILNAEEDRNRLPVLHTATNGEIIYARVENTLTGCYDITQFTTYINPLPIVNINDIIPLCLDNLPLLVSADTGNPGDTYLWDTGATTPDVLFDIQDIGMHFVTVTTPNNCSVTKNFSLIESEEATINFTTKVDFADPNSITVDVSGIGNYVYILDNGEPQTSNVFNNVTLGRHLVTIRDLNGCQDVSKEVVVIDVPKFFTPNSDGYFDNWHIIGIEEIPGTLVYIFDRYGKLLKTLPDNSIGWNGTFNGQNMPADDYWFVAKVIQDGNAFEIKGHFALKR from the coding sequence GTGAAAAGCAACCTACAATCTTTCGTAATTTTAACTATATTTTTATGTAGTTGCAACTCTATTTTCTCTCAAAAAATAACCGTAGATTCTAGTTTAGGCTTACAAGAACTTATAGAAAATCATCTTATAGATGGCTGTGTTGAAGTTTCTAACATTACTTCCTCGGTAAACGGGAGTGTCGATGGACTTTCCAGTTTTGCTTATTTTAATAGAGGAACATCAAATTTTCCTTTTGAAACTGGTATTATGCTTTCTACAGGAAATGCAACCTCTGGAGGTAATATTGCAAACTCTAACGAATTAAGCGAAGGTAGTTCTAATTGGGGCACAGACCCAGATTTGAATGCTGTTTTAGGAATATCCAATACTTTAAATGCCACCTCTATCGAATTCGATTTTATTTCAATTTCAAATCAAATTCAGTTTAATTATATTTTAGCTTCAGAAGAATATACAGGAACCAACCCCTGTCAATACTCCGATGGTTTCGCCTTTTTAATAAAGGAAGAAGCCAGTACCGGTCCTTACGAAAATATTGCTTTAATTCCAGGTACAAACACGCCTGTTAATACTCAAAATATAAGAAATGAAATTGTTGCAGGCACATGCCCAGCAGTTAACGAACAATATTTTGATGGTTATAATATAGGAGATACCAATTACAACGGAAGAACAACGGTTTTAACAGCAACAAAAACCATTGTGCCTTATGTAAGGTATCATATTAAGTTAATTATTGCAGACCAAAGTGACGAAACTTTCGATTCGGCAGTATTTATACAAGGAAATAGTTTTAAAATTTTAGATTTAGGTGAAGACATCGCAACATGTTCTAATGTTGTACCCCTAAATGCCGATATTCAAAATTCGCAAGCAAGTTATGCCTGGTTTAAGGACGATGTTTTAATTAACGGAGAAACTAATGCTACTTTAAATGTTACAGAAACTGGATTATACCGTGTCGAAGTAACCGTGCCATTAAGCAGCTCAACATGTACAGAAATAGACGAAATAAATATTGTTTTAGATACCGAAGAAACCATCAACCCTATTTCGCCTTTTTTAATTTGTGATGATGTTAGTGGAGATGAAATAGAAGCTTTCGACCTAGCTTTGAAAGACCAAGAAATTATAAATAACATACCTGCTTCGTTTTTAAATTATACTTTTTCTTATCATTTATCTGAAGCTTTAGCAAGAAGTGGCACCGATCCTGGTGTTTCTGGTGTTATAAATAATACAAGCAACCCACAACCAATTTTTGTTAGAATTGAAAATACCGACACAGGATGCTTAGGTTTTACTTCTTTCGATTTAACAGTAAACCCATTACCAGTTATTACCCAACCAACTACTTTAGAAATTTGTGACAGCGATGGTAACCCTAACGGACAAACCAACATCGACTTAACTCAAAAAAATGTTGAGATAACCCAATCACAAAGCAACTTGTTGGTTTCTTATCATTATTCAGCATTAGATGCAGAATCTGGTATGAATCCCATTACTATGCCTTATCAAAACACCAATCCAACAGAAACGCTTTATGTTAGGATATGGGATTCTCAAACAGGATGTGTTTCAACAACAACACTAGATATTAATATCACTAACAGTCCGCTTGTAAACTTCACAACTCAATATATCGATGCCTGTGATAGCGACAAAAACGGAGAGGCTTTTTTCGATTTAACCTCGGTACTTAGTGACATTATTGGAAGCACCACCAATGTTACGCCAACATTTCATGAAACACGATCAGATGCAGAAAATGGTTCCAACCCGATAGTTAACACGACTAATTATCAATTTACCAATGGAAACCCCGAACCTGGCTCTACAACTGTTTATGCTCGAATAGAAGATAATTCTACAGGTTGTGCCTCGGTGGTTGCTGTAGAACTTCACACCAATTTACTGGTTACTGGAACCAACAATATTGAAGCTGCTTACTGTGAAGAAGAAAACAACAACGGGTTTATGGATATAATTCTTAGTGAAGTAGAACTTTTTATCGCTAATGGTATACCAGATGTTGTTGTTACATTTTATGACAGTCAAAACGATTTAGATAATAACAATAACCCAATAGACAAATCACAACCTTATCAATTAGATGTCACTACACCTAAAACACTTTATATTTTAATAGAAAGAAATGGATGTGCTGAGCCTTTTGAGTACATTTTAAGGGTGAATCCAATAATAACATTTAAACCCATTAATCCTTTACCCTATTGCGATACCGACCAAGATGGTATCGTGGATGTTGATTTACAATCATTCGATAACGAAATTACCAACGGAAATTCTAGTTTTAATGTCACCTACTATCAAACCGAAAATGATGCCAGAACAAATGGCCCAATGCTTCCGCCTTTATACAGTGTAAACCAAAATGCTACCGTATGGGCATTAATAGCAAATCCAGCAAATGGTTGTAGGTCGGTAAATAGTTTCGATATAGAAATAAAAACACCACCAGTTGCAACGGCACCTGCCACTATTGTAGCATGTAATAATACCGGTGTTTTAAATATAAGGTTGGAAGATGTAATTGATGAAATTGTAACGAACAGAACAGGTTTAACAATCGATTTTTATAGCTCGTTTGCAGATGCAGATGCGGCAATAAATCCATTAAATAAAAACACGTTTGATGCCGTTACGGAAACATTGTATGTTCGAGTTGATGATGGCGAATGTCCAAACATTTTGCCTTTCGATATTATTGTAAACACCATACCTGTAATACCTAACATTAGTTCATTTCAGCTTTGTGAAAACGACAACAACCAAAAAGAAGATTTTATTTTCGCAGATAAAGATGCCGACATTATAAATGGCCAAGCAGGAAAAACTGTTTATTATTTTGAAAATGAAATGGATGCTCTTAACGGCAACACCACTAATGCCATCGACAAAAATAATCCTTACACCAACATTTCCAGCCCTCAAACAATATATGTTAGAGTTGAAAATGTAACGGATGCCAATTGTTTTAGCACCAGTTCATTTACCATACAAGTGGCATCAAACCCTATATATGCGCCGTTAACATCGTATTTAGTTTGTGATGATGCAAGCAACGACGAAAAATATGTTTTCGATTTAAACGAAAAAATAACGCAACTAAAAAGCGGTAGCCCAGATCCCGATAATTTAAATGTGAGTTTCCATATTTCAGATATTGATGCGCTTTCTGGTAACGCGCCACTTAGCCTAAATTATACCAATGCCACAAATCCTCAAACTATCTACGCTCGAATGGTGAATGCAAACTCGCAATGTTTTGTTGTAGAATCGTTAGATATTAATATTATTGAGGCTCCAAAAGTAACCCAAGCAAATATATTTAGAGTATGTGATGTTAATAATGACGGACAAGTAATCTTTAATTTAGATGATGCAGACTACGACATTTTAGATCGAGATAAAACCAATTTAGTTGTTCATTATTTCGAAAATCTTAGTGACATCGATGATGCCAATCCACTAAATAATAGTGCAGCAATTGTAAATCCGAATAATTATACCAATACCAGCAACCCTCAAACGGTATATATTAAAGTGACCAATACCCTATCAAGATGTTACAGCGTAGTTCCTTTAGACCTTATTGTAGATTTACCACCTGTTCTTAATAATATAGGAACCCTACAAATTTGCGATAATGTTACAAACACCTACGATTTATCGCAAATAGACAATTTAATAGTGAATAATCCTGGCGATAAAATTATTAGTTATCATAACAACCAAAATGATGCGAATAATAGTATCTCTCCTGTAGGTCCTATATTTAATTACACATCGAGCTATCACATTATTTTTATAAGAGTTGAAAATATTTCAAATGGTTGTAGTCAGGTGGGCTCATTTAATTTGCAAATAAACCAGAACCCTGTTGCAAACACGCCGCCAGACTTAACATATTGCGATGATAATTTTGATGGCTTTTATGAATTTAATTTAGATGAAAATAAATCTGCAATACTGGGATCTCAAAATGCTACAAATCTATCGGTTTACTATTATAACAATGATATTTTAAATGCTGAAGAAGACAGAAACCGTTTGCCCGTTTTACATACAGCAACCAATGGAGAAATTATTTATGCAAGGGTTGAAAACACCTTAACAGGGTGTTACGATATAACGCAATTTACCACATATATTAATCCTTTACCAATAGTTAATATTAATGATATTATTCCGCTTTGTTTAGACAATCTACCCTTATTAGTAAGCGCTGATACTGGAAACCCAGGCGATACTTATCTCTGGGACACAGGTGCTACAACCCCCGATGTTTTATTCGATATTCAAGACATAGGAATGCACTTTGTAACCGTAACAACGCCCAATAATTGCTCGGTTACAAAAAATTTCAGCCTTATAGAATCTGAAGAAGCCACTATAAATTTCACTACAAAAGTAGATTTTGCAGATCCAAATAGTATTACTGTAGATGTTAGCGGTATTGGTAATTATGTGTATATTCTAGATAATGGAGAACCACAAACCTCGAACGTTTTTAATAATGTAACTTTAGGGCGACACCTGGTAACCATAAGAGATTTAAATGGTTGTCAAGATGTTAGCAAAGAAGTAGTTGTAATCGATGTTCCTAAATTTTTCACCCCAAACAGCGATGGGTATTTTGACAACTGGCATATTATAGGCATTGAGGAAATTCCTGGTACTTTAGTTTATATTTTTGACAGATATGGCAAACTACTTAAAACTTTACCAGATAATTCGATTGGTTGGAATGGCACTTTTAACGGTCAAAATATGCCTGCAGATGATTATTGGTTTGTAGCTAAAGTAATTCAAGATGGTAACGCTTTTGAAATAAAAGGGCATTTTGCATTAAAACGTTAA
- a CDS encoding ABC transporter permease, with amino-acid sequence MLRLLNLELQKLLLNRTSKVLIFISFILPFFIILLSSLKINVFGFFTLELGELGIFNFPIIWHLTTFFASQFKFFFAIVVVSMIGNEYSNKTIKQNLIDGLSKKEFILSKFYAIVFFSLISTVLIGLLSICIGLYYSSYNEFNIIIRETNFLLAYLVKLIGFFSLCLLFGMLAKRSAFALAFIFVLYILEWIFFGLLTWKINMETAEKIQNFFPLKSMYKLIDQPFQRIAMTKFPDKNDLIYDYAVHWHEILIVLVWTTIFIFLSYKLLKKRDL; translated from the coding sequence ATGTTACGATTACTAAACCTAGAATTACAAAAATTATTACTTAACAGAACAAGTAAGGTTCTTATTTTTATATCATTTATATTACCTTTTTTTATCATTCTATTATCGTCTTTAAAGATTAACGTTTTTGGCTTTTTTACTTTAGAATTGGGTGAATTAGGTATATTTAACTTCCCGATTATATGGCATTTAACAACGTTTTTTGCCTCCCAATTTAAATTTTTCTTTGCCATAGTTGTGGTTAGTATGATTGGTAACGAGTATAGCAACAAAACCATAAAACAAAACTTAATTGATGGTTTAAGCAAAAAGGAATTTATTCTTTCTAAATTTTATGCTATTGTTTTCTTTTCGTTAATATCAACCGTTTTAATTGGACTCCTATCTATTTGTATTGGCTTGTACTATTCTAGTTATAATGAGTTTAATATTATAATTAGGGAAACAAATTTTTTACTGGCCTATTTAGTAAAATTAATAGGATTTTTTAGTTTGTGTTTATTATTTGGTATGCTAGCAAAACGATCGGCTTTTGCGCTGGCTTTTATTTTTGTGCTTTATATTTTAGAGTGGATTTTTTTCGGATTATTAACATGGAAAATTAACATGGAAACGGCTGAGAAAATTCAGAATTTCTTTCCTTTAAAATCTATGTACAAACTCATCGACCAACCCTTTCAACGTATTGCTATGACTAAATTTCCAGACAAAAACGACTTAATTTACGATTATGCTGTGCATTGGCATGAAATTTTGATTGTTTTAGTTTGGACGACTATTTTCATCTTTTTATCATACAAGTTGTTAAAAAAGCGTGATTTATAA
- a CDS encoding T9SS type B sorting domain-containing protein: MIRKATLLLFFACFSMLCFSQNEASNWFFGENAGIKFNLINGTISNSTAGRINTIEGCASISDGNGNLLFYTDGTTVYNSAHNVMQNGNFLLGDASSTQSAIVVPKPGDANIYYVFTVGSNRNPTGLNYSTIDISQNGGLGAVISKNNNLLSNSSEKVTAVLKDCITKSIWVVTFASLDGFSNDFNTFHAFEVSDTGVSNTSVKSSFGAIIREARGYLKLSPDGTKVACANAREGLYIYDFDSSTGKVSNQKRLSINSNRGGIHPYGVEFSPNSELLYIHASNDFFDNQNTNLQNNPDQHFSTLVQFNLKATDVQSSQIIIDDRQLYRGGLQLGPDGKIYRTLSITYNQGSPYLGVIENPDALGLSCNYRHNAVNLSPNNSTQGLPPFIASFFNTQIDIIKNGKSNSSLALCEGDIYNLTSINLPGATYSWTKDNVPLPDTTYDLKINERGHYQVYINPNNGDCAIEGQAFVEFTPNPTANNHSLFQCDEDGIKDGLTIFNLHEADETITGNERNIKVSYYKDSNRTIRVNENAYQNSASKETLYVTVENILTGCTSFAELTIEVSVTDANDVILNPVCDDDGIEDGFHVFNLKDSESAMLLGLPSGLVVTYYETENEALLEQNPLNNIYTNTTPYSQTIYARVENNNNCYGISRIQLRVNNLPDIETEAVAYYCINKFPETINLDAGVINDSPSNYNYTWSTGETTYNIAVNNPGIYNVTVTNANGCSKNRSITLEASNIATFESIDIVDATKNNTVTVLLSGNGDYEYALFDSNNTLYQPYQKENIFENVGPGFYTISVKDIKNNCGTSEEKISVIGFPKYFTPNGDGYNDTWQVYGVSSMFQPNTKILIYDRYGKLVKEINPIGEGWNGTSRGQKLPADDYWFVVKLQDGRIYKNHFSLKN, from the coding sequence ATGATAAGAAAAGCCACATTATTACTGTTTTTTGCTTGTTTTAGCATGCTTTGTTTTTCCCAAAACGAAGCCTCTAATTGGTTTTTTGGAGAAAATGCAGGTATAAAATTCAATCTTATTAACGGTACTATATCTAATTCTACTGCTGGAAGAATTAATACCATAGAGGGTTGTGCTTCAATTTCCGATGGTAATGGCAACCTTTTATTTTATACAGACGGAACAACTGTTTACAACAGTGCACACAACGTAATGCAAAATGGTAATTTTTTGTTGGGTGATGCCTCGAGTACGCAATCTGCAATTGTAGTTCCTAAACCTGGAGATGCTAATATCTATTATGTTTTTACTGTGGGATCGAATAGAAATCCTACAGGTTTAAATTATTCTACCATCGATATATCGCAAAATGGTGGTCTTGGTGCTGTTATAAGTAAAAACAATAATCTGTTATCTAATAGTTCCGAAAAAGTAACAGCTGTACTAAAGGACTGTATAACAAAATCTATTTGGGTGGTAACATTTGCTTCTTTAGATGGTTTCTCAAATGATTTTAATACGTTTCATGCTTTTGAAGTTAGTGATACTGGAGTGAGCAACACATCAGTTAAATCTAGTTTTGGTGCTATAATTCGAGAGGCGCGTGGTTATTTAAAATTATCTCCAGACGGCACTAAAGTTGCTTGCGCAAATGCCAGAGAAGGCTTATATATTTATGATTTTGATAGCAGTACTGGAAAAGTAAGTAACCAGAAGAGACTTTCTATAAACTCCAATAGAGGTGGCATTCATCCATACGGTGTCGAATTTTCACCAAACAGTGAGTTACTTTATATTCATGCTTCCAATGATTTTTTCGATAACCAGAACACCAATCTTCAAAATAATCCAGATCAGCATTTCTCTACTTTAGTACAATTCAATTTAAAAGCTACCGATGTTCAATCCTCTCAAATAATTATTGATGATAGGCAATTATATAGAGGTGGCTTACAGTTAGGCCCAGACGGAAAAATTTACAGAACTTTAAGCATCACCTATAACCAAGGCTCACCCTATCTTGGAGTTATTGAAAATCCAGATGCCTTAGGATTAAGCTGTAATTATAGACACAACGCTGTTAATTTATCGCCAAATAATTCTACGCAAGGCCTTCCTCCTTTTATTGCTTCATTTTTTAATACGCAAATTGATATTATAAAAAACGGAAAAAGTAATAGCAGTCTTGCTTTATGTGAAGGCGATATATACAATTTAACATCGATAAATTTACCCGGTGCAACCTACTCTTGGACAAAAGATAATGTGCCTTTACCAGATACCACATACGATCTTAAAATAAATGAAAGAGGTCATTATCAAGTATATATAAATCCCAATAACGGCGATTGCGCCATTGAAGGTCAGGCTTTTGTAGAATTTACCCCGAACCCTACAGCTAACAATCACAGCTTGTTTCAATGCGATGAAGACGGTATAAAAGATGGTTTAACTATTTTCAATCTTCATGAAGCAGATGAAACTATTACAGGAAATGAAAGAAATATAAAAGTTTCTTATTATAAAGACTCCAACAGAACGATTCGAGTGAATGAAAATGCGTATCAAAATTCTGCTAGCAAAGAAACTTTATATGTAACCGTTGAAAATATATTAACCGGTTGTACCAGTTTTGCTGAATTAACCATAGAAGTAAGCGTTACCGATGCTAACGATGTAATATTAAATCCAGTTTGTGATGATGATGGTATAGAAGATGGTTTTCATGTATTTAACTTAAAAGATTCTGAAAGCGCTATGCTTTTAGGGCTCCCTTCTGGTTTAGTAGTAACGTATTACGAAACCGAAAATGAAGCCCTTTTAGAACAGAATCCCCTTAATAATATTTACACAAACACAACACCCTATTCACAAACAATTTATGCTCGAGTAGAAAACAATAATAATTGTTATGGTATAAGTCGTATCCAACTAAGGGTAAATAACTTACCTGATATAGAAACCGAAGCTGTAGCATATTATTGTATTAACAAGTTTCCAGAAACTATAAATTTAGATGCTGGTGTTATAAATGATTCGCCTTCAAATTACAACTATACTTGGTCCACAGGAGAAACCACTTATAACATTGCCGTTAATAATCCTGGTATATACAACGTTACCGTTACAAACGCTAATGGCTGTAGTAAAAACCGAAGCATCACTCTTGAAGCTTCAAACATTGCTACATTTGAATCGATAGATATCGTAGATGCTACCAAAAACAATACGGTTACAGTGCTACTCTCAGGCAACGGAGATTATGAATATGCCCTATTTGATAGCAATAATACCTTGTACCAACCTTACCAAAAAGAAAATATTTTTGAAAATGTTGGCCCCGGTTTTTACACAATTTCTGTAAAAGATATAAAAAACAATTGTGGTACTAGTGAAGAAAAAATTTCTGTAATAGGATTCCCTAAATACTTTACACCAAACGGCGATGGTTATAACGATACATGGCAAGTTTATGGGGTTTCTTCCATGTTTCAACCCAATACTAAAATATTAATTTACGATCGTTATGGTAAGTTAGTTAAAGAAATCAACCCTATTGGCGAGGGTTGGAATGGTACTTCGCGTGGACAAAAACTACCTGCAGACGATTATTGGTTTGTTGTTAAGCTTCAAGATGGTAGGATTTACAAAAATCACTTTAGTTTAAAAAACTAG